AGCTCGTGTCCAATCTCGTCGGTAATGCGCTAACGCATGGCGAGCAGGGGACGCCGGTCGTCGTCGCGTGCCGCGAAAGCGACGACGAATTCACCTTGTCGGTCACGAACAATGGCCCCGAGATCCCGATGCAGGTGCGCGAAACATTGTTCCAGCCCTTCGAACAGGGCGCAGAATCGCACGCAAGCGGAAGCCTCGGCCTCGGCCTCTATATCGCCTCGACGATCGCCAAGGCGCATGGCGGCAGTCTGACAGTCCAGTCTTCGCCGACCGAAACGCGCTTTGCGTTTCGCATGAGTCTCGCGGCGACCTGACATAGCATGTCGCTCCTGAAAGCCTGGGCCGCGCTAAACTTTGGCTGGCGGCTCAACAGTTGCCTTTGACGCCGTCGACACAGTCTCCGGCGGATTCGACATCCCGTCCGGCGCCCTTGACCGTATTGCAGGCCGAAAGAACCAGCATCGAACTGATTGCGAATATTGTCAGAAGCTTCTTCATTCACTTTCTCCGACAGCGAAGGCGAATTGCCCTCTGCCGGGGATTACGGTCTCCAGAGCGAATTGTTCCGCGGGGCCTGCTGCCCGGAGCCAGGACGTTCGAATGGGCCGACAGATCGGCGAGGCCTGCAATCGGGAAACACCGGGACTGCCACCCTCGGAAAGATTCGCTTTGCAATCAGCAGATATTTGTCGAGGTTCGTTGCCGACCCGCCCGTCGACCGGTTGCAAAAACCCTGCAGGCACTGACCGGCGTCCGATCATCTGCTCGTGCGGCGATTTTTCCGGGCCGCCGGAAAATTTCGCGTGAATGGAACCGCTTGGGAATATCCGCGTATCTACGCCGAGCTTCAAAACACGAAGGATTGAACGCTTTCTACCGGGCCGCGCGTGCGCGGTCCGGACTAGCGTAGCGCTGCCTGCGTCAGCGCCTTGCAATTGGCCGCCGAAGGAGGCGGAGCTTCGGCTTTTTTGCCGTCGCTCTTTCGCAGGCCCAGAGCACTGCCGATCGAACGGCCGATCGATCCGATGATGCCCTTGCCGGAACCCTTGCCTTTAGCCGGTTGGCTCTCGACGGTGATCGAGGGGGCCGAGAAGGTGCCTCCGACCCGCAACGGGTCGACGAGCTTCAGGACAGGCTTGTCTTTCGACGCTCCGACTACCGTCAGCGCGACCGTTTCGCCGTCGAGGTTGATCTGTCCACGGCCGCTGCCGCGCGACACGGCGGTCGCGATCAGGAACGGTGCGGGCCGAAGAACGCCATTTTTGGCATCGAAGGCAATGATCGCGCAGGTAAGCGGGGTCATCGCGTCATCGTCGCCGAGCTTCTGGCCGATGGCACCGCCCAGATCCTGGCCGAGCACGAAGGCGGCGGCCCGGTTCATCGAGCCGCGGCTGGCGGTAAAGGCGATCTTGCCCGACCCGTTGCCGAAAGCCTCGCGGATCGTCGTCCCGTGGCCCGTTATCCGGACGAGGCCCTGCACCGCGCCACGGATCATGTCGGGCTGACCGACCAGCGTTTCGAGCAGCGCGCCCTCGACCCTGAGTTCGGTCGAGAAGGTCGGCATGGGCTTCGTGGAATCGACCTTCACCCAGCCGGTCATGCGCCCGGAGTCGAGCTTGGCGACGGCATTCTCGAGCTTGAGGACACGGTGATCGAGCGTGAGATTGCCCTTCAGGCTCCGGAAGGCCGATCCGCCCTCGACGAGGAGCCGGGCGATGGAGAATCGAATGATGCCGTCGGTCGGTCCCATCCGGCTGAGATCGATCCGCGTGTCGGGAATGACGCGCTTGCCGATCCGTGCCTCTTTGGCGCGCGCTGCAGCCAGCCCCGCATCGTCGGCGAGGTCGTCGAAATCGAACTGCGGCGCATCGATCGTCGCATCGATCTTCGTGCGGCCGTCGCGTTTCAGGACCGTCGCTTTTGCGTTGATCCGCGAGCGGCCGATCGTGCCGTTCAGCCGGTCGATGAACCAGTCCTCGCCGACGTGGCGCACCCAACCGGCGAGATCGATATCCTGCGTTCCGAACAGGCCGGCCTCGATGACATGGTCGAGCTTCTTGAGGCTGGTGCCCCTCGCCGTCATCTTCATCGTCATGTCGCGGAAGTTGAGTGGGCCGGCGGTTGTGCCGGTTGCGGTGAGGTCGAGAACAGCGGAGGCGAGGTTTGCAGAAAAGGGCCAGGCATCGCTTGTGCCTTGACCCGTTACCGGCTTGCCGCGCGCCGTGAGGCGAGCGGGCGCTCCGTCGAAGCTGCCCGCGGCGTCGACCGCGAGGCCGGTGGCGCCGTTGGCGGTGATCGTGCCCGCAATGTCGAGTCGGCGCTTCGCATCGCGCAGTGTGAAGCGGCCCTTGTCGATCAGCAGGCGATCGAGAGATGGCGCATCATTGCCCGGCGACGATTTCTTGTCGGGGCGTCCCGCCCAATTGCTGTTGCCTTTGGCGTCGCGCACGAGCGCGACATCGAGGCCCGTGACGTTGATCGACCGCGGATGGGCGTTGCCGGTCATGACATCGAAGATCGACAGGTGTGCGCTGGCGCGGACGATTTTCAGGAAATCGCCTTTGCCGGCCCATGCCGGTTGTGCGATCCGCAGGTCGTTCACGACAATCTCGGGGGTGAAGGAAAAGATGCTCGTTCGTGACAGCGCGCCGATCGTAACCGGCGCGCCGAACTCGGCCGAAAGCCGGCGCTCGGCGACGCCCTTCAACAGCCCGACGGGAAAAGCGGCGGCCGCAAGCACCACGGCGACGATTGCAATGACGATAGCCCCGACGGCGATTTTTGCCTTTTTGGGAAAGCGACTGCGCGGAGTGTCTGCTGTCGCCATTCGCCGTCATTCTCCCTGCTTGCCGATCGTCAAATCCCGTTCGCCGCGAAACGTTCCTGTGCGTAGCCCACATCTAACGCGAGGAGACTTGATCCAGGTTAGTGTGTGACCAATGCTGCCGCGCTACGCGAGCAGCGCTGCGGCGAGGGGGGATGCGTTCGACCCGCGCATGATCTCGTCGCGGCACCTCTTCCGACATATCGCCAAATCGCCGTCACGCGCATCCAGTTGACGGAAGCTGCGTTCTCGAACGATGAGATGGCGGATCGGAACAGCAGGGTGGAGCATCGCGTCGCAATATGCCGACCGGTTTCCGGATGCGGGCTTTGCGCTCGAACGCTATGCGCACCGCTTTTCGTGCGTAGAGATCAATTCCTCCTTTTACCGCTCGCATCGTCCCGCCACCTGGACGCGGTGGGCGGCGATCGTACCCGAGGACTTTCGCTTTGCGGTGAAAGTGCCGCGCACGATCACGCATGAACGCCGCCTTCGCGATTGCGGTGACTTGATTGCGCGTTTCGTCGATGAGATCGCCGGGCTGGGGCCGAAGCTCGGCGTCCTGCTCGTTCAGTTGCCACCCAATCTGACGCTCGATGTCGAAGTGGCCGAGCGCTTCTTTACCGAGCTTGGAGCCTCGACATCCGCTCGTATCGCCTGCGAGCCGCGCCATGCGAGCTGGTTCGAACCCGGCGCTGGGCGCCTGCTGGCGACGCGCGAAGTCGCGCGCGTCGCCGCCGATCCGGCGCGCGTCCCTGCGGCCGGGGTGCCGGGCGGCTGGCGCGGGCTCTCCTATTGGCGCCTCCACGGATCGCCGACCATATATCGTTCGCCTTATGGCGCCGAGCGGCTCAGAGGTTATGCAACGCTGATCGAGCGCGAGGGCCAGGGAGAGGCACCAGCATGGTGCATTTTCGACAACACTGCCGCGATGGCGGCGATGGGTGACGCGTTTGAACTTGTTTCGCAGGTGTCGCGCTGATGGAGACGGAACAGCGTGCGGACGGCGACATGATAGATGTTCTGATCGTGGGCGCGGGCCCCGCCGGTCTTGCGGCCGGCTTGTATATCGCACGCTATAGGCGCCGAGTCCGGATCGTGCACGACGGCAGTTCGCGCGCGCTCTGGGTCCCGCGCTCGCGCAACGTTCCGGGCTTTCCTGATGGGATCATCGGGGCCGATCTCATCGCGCGCATGACCGACCACGCCATGCGTTACGGCGCCGAGATTGCCGAGGGGAAAGTTGTCGAAATCGCGCGGCGAGACGACGAGGGCGGCTTTCGCGCAATCCTCGAAGGCGGTGCGATCATCGACGCGCGCGGACTGATCCTCGCGACCGGCGTCGACACCAATCTGGCTCAGCTCGACAGCGGCGATCATGGGGCGGCCGTGCGCAGCGGCGTGCTGCGCTATTGCCCGATCTGCGACGGATTTGAGCATAGCGACGAACGGATCGCGGTCCTCGGCTCCGACCTTCATGGCGCGGCCGAGGCGATGTTCCTGCGGCAATATTCGAGCGATGTCACGCTCATCCCGAAATGGCAGGTAGCGCTCACCGACGCGCAGCGCAGCGAACTGGCGGCGAGCGGCGTCGATGTCCTCGAAGGCCGGGTGATGCGCCTCGACGCGACGAAGGACGCGATGCTCGTCGCAATCGAGGGCGAAGCCGCGCCGCGCCGGTTCGATACGCTCTATCCGGCGTTCGGATCGACGCCGCGCAGCGAACTCGCCGCGATGCTGGGGCCGTGGACCGACCCCAATGGCTGCATCCCGTTCAGCGCTTTTTCGGACGGACTGCTTCCCGGCGTTTATGCCGCGGGCGACGTCCTTGAAGGTCTCGACCAGATCAGCGTCGCGACGGGGCAGGGCGCGATGGCGGCGACGCGGCTCCACAACTGGCTCCGCGAACAGGAGGGGCATGTGATGGCGGACCAGAAATAGGACAGAATGCGGGCGCGCCGCGAAACCTAAGGGCGAGCGGGGGGTTGAAGATGCAATTCCCTCGAAATCCAAGGAACCGACCATGGCCAAGAAGCCCGCACCGTCCCCTACCACCGAGCACGCCCTTCGCGACCATCAGCCGGGAGCGGGGCAAGCTGCGCCGGCCGACCGCCGGGGAAATGGCGACGAACTCCATCAGGACGTCGGCGATAAGGGGGCCGATGCGGGCGCCTATCTCACCGACAATTTCGGCCATCGCATATCCGACAACCAGAATTCGCTGCGCGCCGGCGAGCGTGGGCCGACGCTGCTCGAGGACTTTGTTCTCCGCGAGAAGATTTTCCACTTCGACCACGAGCGCATCCCCGAGCGTATCGTCCACGCCCGCGGGTCGGGCGCACACGGCGTGTTCGAATGCACCAAGGCGATCCCCGGGCTTACCAAGGCGTCGATCTTCCAGAAGGAGGGCGCGACCTGCCCGGTCTTCGTGCGCTTCTCGACCGTCGCGGGCGGCGCGGGCTCGGTCGACACCCCGCGCGACGTGCGCGGCTTTGCGGTCAAGCTCTACACCGACAGCGGCAACTGGGACCTCGTCGGCAACAACATCCCGGTGTTCTTCATCCAGGACGCGATGAAGTTCCCCGACCTCGTCCACAGCGTCAAGATGGAGGCCGATCGCGGATATCCGCAGGCGGCGAGCGCGCACGACACCTTCTGGGACTTCATCGGACTGATGCCCGAGGCGATGCACATGATCATGTGGGCGATGTCCGACCGCACGATCCCGCGCAGCTTTCGCATGATCGAGGGCTTCGGCGTCCACACCTTCCGTTTCGTCAATGAAAAGGGTGACGGCAAATTCGTCAAATTCCACTGGAAGCCGGTGCTAGGCATCCAGTCGACGACATGGGACGAAGCGGTCAAGATCGCGGGGGCCGATCCCGACTTCCACCGCCGCGACCTGTTCGAGGCGATCGACGCGGGCGATTTCCCGGCGTGGGACCTCGGCGTGCAGGTCTTCGACGAAGCGTTTGCGGCCAAGCAACCTTATGACGTGCTCGACGCGACCAAGCTGATCCCGGAGGAGGATATCCCGGTCGAGATCGTCGGCCGCATGACGCTCAACCGCAATGTCGACAATTTCTTCGCCGAAACCGAACAGGTCGCCTTTCTGCCGTCGAATATCATTCCGGGCATCGATTTCAGCAACGACCCACTCCTTCAGGGCCGGCTCTTCTCTTATCTCGACACGCAGAAATCGCGGCTGGGGACGACCAACTTCCACCAGATCCCGATCAATGCGCCCAAATGCCCGTTCCACAATTTCCAGCGCGACGGGATGATGCAGACGCTCGTCCCGACCGGGCGCGCGAATTACGAGCCGAACAGCTTGGCCGAGGCGGGCGAGAATGGCGGTCCGCGCGCAAGCGCCGAAACGGGCTTCAAGACCTTCACGGCCAATGACGAGCGGAACGACCCTGCGCAGAAGCTGCGCATTCGCGCCGAGCTTTTCGCCGATCATTTCAGCCAGGCACGGCTGTTCTACCTCTCGCAGACCGAGAATGAGCAGGCGCATATCGCCTCGGCGCTGGTCTTTGAACTGTCGAAGGTCACGCTCGATCATGTTCGCGCCCGCGTCGTCGGTCAGCTCCGCAACATCGATGAGGACCTGGCCAAGCGTGTCGCCGCGGGTCTCGCGATCGACCTGCCAGCGAAGGAAAAGGCCGCGCGCGCGCCGGTCGATCTTGAACCTTCCGACGCGCTGTCGATCCAGAAGAATGCCGACGACACGATGGAGGGACGCAAGGTCGCGATCCTGTTCGCCGAAGGATCGGACAAGGCGGCGATCGACAAGCTGAAAGGCGATATCGAAAGCGCCGGCGGCACCGCCTTCCTCGTCGCGCCGAAAGTCGGCGGGATCAAGGTCAAGGGCGGCACGCTTAAGGCCGACGGCCAGCTTGCGGGCTCGCCCTCGGTATTGTTCGATGCGGTGGCGTCGATCCTGACCGATGAACAGGCCGAGGCTCTCTCAAAGCAGGGCGCCGCGGTCCAGTGGTTCATGGACGCCTATGGCCATTGCAAGACGATCGCGCATGACGAGGCGACACAGTTGCTGCTCGACAAGGCGGGGGTCGAAAAGGACGGCGGGGTCGTTGCGATCGACAAGTTCGCCGACGTTGGAACGCGGCGCCACTGGGCGCGCGAAACCAAGGTGCGCGATCTTGCCTGATCGCCCGTCATGGTGAACCGCGCATCGGCGACCCATCATCGCGACCTCCGGACCGGCCAGTCGATCTGGTCGGCTCGGCGTCGTCCTGCGATCGCTGCGCAGCCGCTGACAAGGGACATTGCGTGCGATGTAGTCGTCGTGGGGGCAGGCGTGTCGGGCGCCCTGATCGCTGAGGCGTTGTCGGAAGCGGGGCTCAAGACCGTTATCGTCGATCGCCGGGGACCGGCAGAGGGATCAACCGCGGCGTCGACCGCGATGCTGCAATATGAACTCGACACGCCGCTGACCTTGATGGCCGAGCGGATCGGTCGTGAAAAGGCCGAACGCATCTGGCGGCGATCCCGCCAGTCGGTCGACGCGCTCCGTGAACGGACCGAACGGCTGGGCCTTGCCGTCGATGGTGCGACGCGCGGCTCGATCTATCTCGACGGCAATGTGCTCGATGCTGCCGGGCTTGCGGTCGAAGCCGACGCCCGGCGGCGTGCGGGCTTCGAGGTGGAATTGCTCAAACCCGCTGCGGTTCAGGAGCGTTACGGAATCAAGGGACGCCATGCGCTGATTGGATTCGGCAATTACTCCGCCGATCCGCGGCGTCTCACTGCAGGTTATCTGAATGTCGCGCTGGCGCGGGGCGCCCGGCTCTACGCGCCCGTCGATATCTATGACATCGCGCCGATGGGCGAGGGGGTCACCTTGGTCTCGGTTCGCGGGCCGAGCATTCGCGCGCGCCATGTCGTCATGGCGACGGGCTATGAGATGATAAAGGGAATCCCGCGCAAGGGAAACAGGATCATCTCGAGCTGGTCGATCGCGACGCGCCCGCAGCCCCGCGCAATCTGGCCGACCGCGGCGATGATATGGGAAGCGGCCGACCCCTATCTCTACATCCGAACCACCCCGCGCGGAGAAATCATCTGCGGCGGCGAGGATGAGGAAATAGCCGATGCGGCTCTTCGTGACGCGAAGCTACCCGACAAGGCAGCGACGCTGTCGCGAAAGCTTGCTGCGCTGTTGCCGGGGGTGGACGCGGCACCTGCGTATAGCTGGGCCGGAAGTTTCGGCGACAGCCCGGTCGGGACTCCGACCATCGGCCGCATTCCCGGTATGCCGAACTGCTATGCGGCGATGGGATATGGCGGAAACGGGATCACCTTCTCGATGATGGCGGCGCAGATGCTGCGCGGCCTGATTTGCGGTTATGGCGATCCTGACGCCGATCTGGTCAGCTTTCATCGCAAGTTCTGACCCGGAACAATCCGCTATTCGGCCGATGAATGCATCGCCGGTGCCCGCCACGACGAGCGTCGGGCCCGCGAGCGTGAGGCCAGGCGAATTTTTTCGCGATGGCGACCGGCCGCTCGCGCGGCGCAGCCTCGCTTCAACCCGTCCGACGGGAACTTCGGCGGTCTCCAGACGTCGCTGAGGGGAGGGCGGGGCCCCGCGCGCGGCGCGACAGGAAGGAGCCCGGAATGATAGACGAACAGGACGCGCATACGCAGCAGCCCGGTCTCGACGGTCGCCGCGCCATCATAACCGGCGGCACGACGGGGATCGGGCGTGCCATCGCCGTCCTGCTGGCAAGCTACGGCGTGCGGGTTTTCGTTTGCGGGCGCACCCCCGAGCATCTTGCCGATGCGCTGCGCCGCATCGACGAGGTGGGCGAGGGCGACGGCATCAATGTCGATCTCTCGATCGCCGACGATGTCGATCGCTTCTTCGAGGCAGCGGCCGCCTATCTCGGCGAGATCGACATCGCGATTATCAACGCTGCGATCCCTGCGGCAGCGCTCGCCGACAGCGGGGAGAGCGAAACGCGCTACCAGCTCGACACCGACCTCACTGCCTATCTCATCTGCGCGCAGGAAGCGGCCCGAAGGATGTCGGCGGGGAGCGACATCGTCTTCATCGGATCGATGTCGGCGGTATCGAGAGGAGCGGGTGGTTCGATCTATGTGGCCGCCAAATCGGGCATCCAGGGCTTTGTGCCCTCCTTCCGCAAGGAGCTTGCCGAAGAAGACATCAAGGTCGGGCTAATCGAGCCCGGATTCACCGGCGCCGACTTCCAATATCCCGAGTTCCCGCCCGAGAAGCAGCGCGAGCTCATCAACGAGGACAAGATGCTTCGCGCCGAGGATATCGCGGTGGCGGTCCACTTCATGCTGACCCAGCCGCGGCGCTCCGCGGTGTCGCTCATTCGCGTCGAGACGCGGCTGGAGCATCCCTGATCCCGGCGCCATCTTTGCTTGCCTCGCGCAGCGGCGGACGGGCGCGGAACATACCGCCGGTCCTGCCGGGGCCGACCGGTGCCCGACGAAGGTCGCGCCGGCCTATCTCTGGCAGGCGATGATCGCGGAGACGACGGCAAGCGTCTCTTGCGGGTCGCGGACGCGAACGGTGTCGAGGCCGATCTGTTTGGCCGGATAGTCATTGCCCCCCGGGAAGATCGCGTCGCCGATGAACAGCATCGCATCGAGCGGGAAGCCGCTCGCCTCGGCAAGTTTCTTCAGTCCGTAACCCTTGTCGACGCCTTCGCGCGTGATGTCGATCGACGTGGCGCCGCCCATGTTGATCGACAGGCCCGGGAGCCGGCTCGTCAGGTCGGCCTGGATGATCTTGCGCTTCGCGAAATCGGGATCCCATATCTCTTTCGCGTGGATAGGTGCCTGTTGCCCGAGCGCGGAGAAGGTGATCTGGCTGCCGCGATCCTCGATCCGTTCGCCCCAGGTTTCCTCGGGTACAAATCCGGTCGCTTCGAGCGACGCGTCGAAGGCGTCCAAGATATGGCGCTTCTGCTCATCGTCGAAAAGCTCAGCATAGACGGCCGCCCACGCGCCCTCGCGATGCGTGTAGAGCTTGGTGCCGGTCGTCGGCATCAACCACAGGCGAAACCGGTCGGCGCGAGCCGGGAGGCGGCTCGCGACCTGCTTGTCGAACTGCGGCCAGTCGCCCCCCGAAATGACGGCGACATCGGCGACTTCCAGCAGATCCGCCAATGCCTCCCCCATTTCGGCCTCGAGCGGCTGCTTGCTTTCGGCGAGCGTTCCATCGAGGTCGAAGGCAATGAGTTGTTTCATGCGATAAATTCCTTGGAGGGGCCGTACGATATGCGATGGGCGGCAGCGCGCGCCGCGTGAATGACGATCCGGACGCGCAGAAGAGGAACATTGGCCCGCTTCGAGCCTTGATGAAGCATCGGCGGGGCGGCCTCGAGGTCGCGAAGCCGCTCCCGCGCCGTCAACCGGAGTGCCCGATGCCATTCGAAACCGATCGCCTGATTTTCGGCCCCGACGATGTCGATCTCTCCCGTTCGCCGCTTGCGGGCTCGCTCGATGCCGAAACCTTTGTGCTCGGCGCTTTCAATCCCGGCCTGACCCGCCTCGCGAGCGGCAATTTGCTGATGATGGTGCGCGTAGCCGAGGCGCTGCGCGAACCAGTCGAAAACGGCCATGTCCACAGCATAAGATGGGACGCCGGTCGCTATGCGCGCGATGCCTGGCCGCTCGAACTTTGCGATACGTCCGACCCGCGCACGTTTCTCGTGCGCGGCGGCGCTTGGCAGGTTATCGCGCTGACATCGCTTTCCTGGCTCCTGCCGGTCGAGCTGACGCCGGACGGGCTCGCCATCGTCGCGATCCATTATGACCGCGCCATCGCACCCGCGGCGCCCTTCCAATGCTATGGTATCGAAGACGCGCGCATCAGCCGCGTCGACGGCCGATGGCTGATGACCTGTTGCTCGGTGAGCCCCGAGCGCCATTCGACGACGCTCTACAGTTCCGACAACGGCCTCGACTGGCGCTTTGAAGACATCGTCCTCGATCATCAGAACAAGGACATGCTGATCTTCGAGGGACGGATCGACGGGCAATACTGGGCCCAGACGCGCCCGCTCGGCAGCCTCTATTTCGCTTACCCGCCGGGAAGCCCGTGGCGTGCGGGTCCTTCGATCAACCTCGCGACCTCGCCCGACGCGCTGCACTGGAAGCCCCATCGCGAGCCCGGCCTGCGCCCGCATGCCGACACCGTTGCGACCGCGCGAATGGGCGGCGGAACGCCGCCGATCCTGACGCCGGACGGTTGGTTGACGCTCTGGCACGGGGTGGAACCGAAGGAGATCGTGGGCATCTATCGCACCTATTGGTCCCTGCTCGATCCGGACGATCCGTCGCGGGTCCTGCGCGGTGACCATGGTCCGCTGCTCGAGGCGAACCCCGAGCTTACCCGGCCGATCGAAGACAGGATGTATGTTCGCGATATCGTCTTCACCACGGGGATCGCCGATGCCGGCG
The Sphingopyxis macrogoltabida genome window above contains:
- a CDS encoding entericidin A/B family lipoprotein; translation: MKKLLTIFAISSMLVLSACNTVKGAGRDVESAGDCVDGVKGNC
- a CDS encoding AsmA family protein, whose amino-acid sequence is MATADTPRSRFPKKAKIAVGAIVIAIVAVVLAAAAFPVGLLKGVAERRLSAEFGAPVTIGALSRTSIFSFTPEIVVNDLRIAQPAWAGKGDFLKIVRASAHLSIFDVMTGNAHPRSINVTGLDVALVRDAKGNSNWAGRPDKKSSPGNDAPSLDRLLIDKGRFTLRDAKRRLDIAGTITANGATGLAVDAAGSFDGAPARLTARGKPVTGQGTSDAWPFSANLASAVLDLTATGTTAGPLNFRDMTMKMTARGTSLKKLDHVIEAGLFGTQDIDLAGWVRHVGEDWFIDRLNGTIGRSRINAKATVLKRDGRTKIDATIDAPQFDFDDLADDAGLAAARAKEARIGKRVIPDTRIDLSRMGPTDGIIRFSIARLLVEGGSAFRSLKGNLTLDHRVLKLENAVAKLDSGRMTGWVKVDSTKPMPTFSTELRVEGALLETLVGQPDMIRGAVQGLVRITGHGTTIREAFGNGSGKIAFTASRGSMNRAAAFVLGQDLGGAIGQKLGDDDAMTPLTCAIIAFDAKNGVLRPAPFLIATAVSRGSGRGQINLDGETVALTVVGASKDKPVLKLVDPLRVGGTFSAPSITVESQPAKGKGSGKGIIGSIGRSIGSALGLRKSDGKKAEAPPPSAANCKALTQAALR
- a CDS encoding DUF72 domain-containing protein; its protein translation is MRWRIGTAGWSIASQYADRFPDAGFALERYAHRFSCVEINSSFYRSHRPATWTRWAAIVPEDFRFAVKVPRTITHERRLRDCGDLIARFVDEIAGLGPKLGVLLVQLPPNLTLDVEVAERFFTELGASTSARIACEPRHASWFEPGAGRLLATREVARVAADPARVPAAGVPGGWRGLSYWRLHGSPTIYRSPYGAERLRGYATLIEREGQGEAPAWCIFDNTAAMAAMGDAFELVSQVSR
- a CDS encoding NAD(P)/FAD-dependent oxidoreductase, producing the protein MIDVLIVGAGPAGLAAGLYIARYRRRVRIVHDGSSRALWVPRSRNVPGFPDGIIGADLIARMTDHAMRYGAEIAEGKVVEIARRDDEGGFRAILEGGAIIDARGLILATGVDTNLAQLDSGDHGAAVRSGVLRYCPICDGFEHSDERIAVLGSDLHGAAEAMFLRQYSSDVTLIPKWQVALTDAQRSELAASGVDVLEGRVMRLDATKDAMLVAIEGEAAPRRFDTLYPAFGSTPRSELAAMLGPWTDPNGCIPFSAFSDGLLPGVYAAGDVLEGLDQISVATGQGAMAATRLHNWLREQEGHVMADQK
- a CDS encoding catalase; its protein translation is MAKKPAPSPTTEHALRDHQPGAGQAAPADRRGNGDELHQDVGDKGADAGAYLTDNFGHRISDNQNSLRAGERGPTLLEDFVLREKIFHFDHERIPERIVHARGSGAHGVFECTKAIPGLTKASIFQKEGATCPVFVRFSTVAGGAGSVDTPRDVRGFAVKLYTDSGNWDLVGNNIPVFFIQDAMKFPDLVHSVKMEADRGYPQAASAHDTFWDFIGLMPEAMHMIMWAMSDRTIPRSFRMIEGFGVHTFRFVNEKGDGKFVKFHWKPVLGIQSTTWDEAVKIAGADPDFHRRDLFEAIDAGDFPAWDLGVQVFDEAFAAKQPYDVLDATKLIPEEDIPVEIVGRMTLNRNVDNFFAETEQVAFLPSNIIPGIDFSNDPLLQGRLFSYLDTQKSRLGTTNFHQIPINAPKCPFHNFQRDGMMQTLVPTGRANYEPNSLAEAGENGGPRASAETGFKTFTANDERNDPAQKLRIRAELFADHFSQARLFYLSQTENEQAHIASALVFELSKVTLDHVRARVVGQLRNIDEDLAKRVAAGLAIDLPAKEKAARAPVDLEPSDALSIQKNADDTMEGRKVAILFAEGSDKAAIDKLKGDIESAGGTAFLVAPKVGGIKVKGGTLKADGQLAGSPSVLFDAVASILTDEQAEALSKQGAAVQWFMDAYGHCKTIAHDEATQLLLDKAGVEKDGGVVAIDKFADVGTRRHWARETKVRDLA
- a CDS encoding NAD(P)/FAD-dependent oxidoreductase, giving the protein MVNRASATHHRDLRTGQSIWSARRRPAIAAQPLTRDIACDVVVVGAGVSGALIAEALSEAGLKTVIVDRRGPAEGSTAASTAMLQYELDTPLTLMAERIGREKAERIWRRSRQSVDALRERTERLGLAVDGATRGSIYLDGNVLDAAGLAVEADARRRAGFEVELLKPAAVQERYGIKGRHALIGFGNYSADPRRLTAGYLNVALARGARLYAPVDIYDIAPMGEGVTLVSVRGPSIRARHVVMATGYEMIKGIPRKGNRIISSWSIATRPQPRAIWPTAAMIWEAADPYLYIRTTPRGEIICGGEDEEIADAALRDAKLPDKAATLSRKLAALLPGVDAAPAYSWAGSFGDSPVGTPTIGRIPGMPNCYAAMGYGGNGITFSMMAAQMLRGLICGYGDPDADLVSFHRKF
- a CDS encoding SDR family oxidoreductase, with protein sequence MIDEQDAHTQQPGLDGRRAIITGGTTGIGRAIAVLLASYGVRVFVCGRTPEHLADALRRIDEVGEGDGINVDLSIADDVDRFFEAAAAYLGEIDIAIINAAIPAAALADSGESETRYQLDTDLTAYLICAQEAARRMSAGSDIVFIGSMSAVSRGAGGSIYVAAKSGIQGFVPSFRKELAEEDIKVGLIEPGFTGADFQYPEFPPEKQRELINEDKMLRAEDIAVAVHFMLTQPRRSAVSLIRVETRLEHP
- a CDS encoding HAD-IIB family hydrolase; the encoded protein is MKQLIAFDLDGTLAESKQPLEAEMGEALADLLEVADVAVISGGDWPQFDKQVASRLPARADRFRLWLMPTTGTKLYTHREGAWAAVYAELFDDEQKRHILDAFDASLEATGFVPEETWGERIEDRGSQITFSALGQQAPIHAKEIWDPDFAKRKIIQADLTSRLPGLSINMGGATSIDITREGVDKGYGLKKLAEASGFPLDAMLFIGDAIFPGGNDYPAKQIGLDTVRVRDPQETLAVVSAIIACQR
- a CDS encoding glycosidase, whose protein sequence is MPFETDRLIFGPDDVDLSRSPLAGSLDAETFVLGAFNPGLTRLASGNLLMMVRVAEALREPVENGHVHSIRWDAGRYARDAWPLELCDTSDPRTFLVRGGAWQVIALTSLSWLLPVELTPDGLAIVAIHYDRAIAPAAPFQCYGIEDARISRVDGRWLMTCCSVSPERHSTTLYSSDNGLDWRFEDIVLDHQNKDMLIFEGRIDGQYWAQTRPLGSLYFAYPPGSPWRAGPSINLATSPDALHWKPHREPGLRPHADTVATARMGGGTPPILTPDGWLTLWHGVEPKEIVGIYRTYWSLLDPDDPSRVLRGDHGPLLEANPELTRPIEDRMYVRDIVFTTGIADAGDHYIVASGESDLACRITHIPKHRFGL